Proteins encoded together in one Astatotilapia calliptera chromosome 7, fAstCal1.2, whole genome shotgun sequence window:
- the srsf9 gene encoding serine/arginine-rich splicing factor 9, with protein MSDGRIYVGNLPMDVQERDIEDLFYKYGKIREIELKNNRGTIPFAFVRFEDPRDADDAVYGRNGYGYGDSKLRVEYPRSKPGPMGGGGGAPRGRFGPPTRRSEFRVIVSGLPPSGSWQDLKDHMREAGDVCFADVQRDGEGVVEFLRREDMEYALRRLDGTEFRSHQGETAYIRVYEERGTPNWDRSRSRSRSRGRYSPYYNRRSPPARYQSPPRHAMSRHSPPPRRHLPPHHSPPPRHYR; from the exons ATGTCTGATGGCCGGATCTATGTGGGGAATCTTCCCATGGATGTCCAGGAGAGAGACATTGAGGATCTCTTCTACAAATATGGAAAAATTCGTGAAATAGAATTGAAGAACAATAGAGGCACTATCCCTTTTGCCTTCGTCCGATTTGAAGACCCACG GGATGCAGATGATGCGGTCTATGGAAGGAATGGATATGGATATGGGGACTCCAAGCTGCGTGTGGAGTATCCCCGTTCTAAACCTGGCCCAAtgggaggtggtggaggagcaCCTAGAGGAAGATTTGGACCCCCAACTCGAAGATCTGAATTCCGGGTCATAGTGTCTG GACTGCCACCATCTGGAAGCTGGCAGGATCTGAAGGATCACATGCGGGAAGCAGGAGATGTCTGTTTTGCAGATGTGCAGCGTGACGGAGAGGGTGTAGTGGAATTTCTCCGTAGAGAGGACATGGAGTATGCACTGCGTAGATTGGATGGGACAGAGTTCCGTTCACATCAG GGGGAGACTGCTTATATCCGTGTGTATGAGGAAAGAGGTACTCCCAACTGGGATCGATCACGATCCCGTTCCAGATCCAGAGGTCGCTATTCTCCTTACTATAACAGAAGATCTCCCCCTGCGCGCTACCAGTCGCCCCCACGCCATGCTATGTCACGGCATAGCCCACCTCCGAGAAGACACCTTCCGCCACACCACAGCCCACCACCTCGTCATTATCGGTAG